AAGATATAGCGGAATATCTCCTTCTGATATCCCAACATagcctaataaaaaaaatttgaaaaataatttattttatacaaCCATGTAGATTGGGTGCACGAGAATATTTTCTTCCTCCACCTCTTTGAGAGAAATAAatacatttttatataatttaatatataaaaatatggaatataattttatatgtaaattttgTATCTACTTTTCCAACCAATAAAAACAAGCACGAATGCTGAAGAAAgttaattttgtacaattttatgCGAAAACAAACAACCCCTCCTAATATCAACGTCATGGTCATCACCAAAAattcttttctaaattttttgtgTGGAAACAGATAGCTCCTGAAGTCATGGATTCTTTTTCTCAATCATGGATGCAAAATCCTACGGCTAGTATGATGGTCATTgccaaaattacttttttgaaaaatttatgtGGAAATTAAACAAGAAGCTTCTGGGATGGTGGATTCCTTTCTCTCGTCGTGCAACAACAGCCGTGGATGAGAAATCCAGCGGCTGGTATCAAAGGGCATGGTCGCTATAAAAATCgtcctttcaaaattttgtatgAAAACATATAGCTCCTAAGAttacggattttttttttctcgttacGCAACAACAACCGTGGATGAGAAATCCAACGGCTGGTACGAAGGGCGAGATCACGAGCAAAACTATGTTTTCACAAATTTATACAGAAACGAACGGCTCCTGTATCTGCAGATTCCTTCCTCTCGTCATGCCACAACAGCCGTGGATGCGAAATGCGACGGCTGGCATCGAGGGCACAGTTATATATACATCACCATCGCATTTATGCCACCGCGGGCCAAAATAAAACTCGTCTCCTcaaccatttctctctctctctctctctctctctctctctcgcgtgaAAAAGGAGATTCAAAGGCGCGTTGTCGCGGTTCGAAAACTGAAAGGGGCGTACGCTCCACGTGGGAGGGAAAACGGCGACTTGCGTTCGCGGGGTTTGAAAAGGGTCGGACCACGTGGAGCAGAAGTCGGCGACGCCTTCGACCCCGACGCCGTCTTAATTAAgacttctcctcctcctcctcctcctcctcctccgacgaatcccctcctcctcctcctctgttttttttttacattccaggtaataataattataataataataataaatatttaatctcTTCGTAATTACTCTCCCTTCGCCACCACCATTATCCGTCGATTTCTGTTCCCAACCTCTTGTTTTCGCTCATTTCATGTAAGCCGTGGATCATCATCTTGCtttgtttctgtttttttattttaattNaagataaaatatataattctatACAATCATGAATACCAGCTGTAATTGAACTTCTAAATTCTAaccatataagaaaatttttgtgCCGAATAAGATATAGCGGAATATCTCCTTCTGATGTCCCAACATagcctaataaaaaaaatttgaaaaataatttattctataCAACCATGTAGATTGGGTGCACGAGAATATTTTCTTCCTCCACCTCTTTGAGAGAAATAAatacatttttatataatttaatatataaaaatacggaatataattttatatgtaaaatttgtaTCTACTTTTCCAACCAATAAAAACAAGCACGAATGCTAAAGAAAGTTAATTTTGTACAGTTTTATGCGAAAACAAACAACTCCTCCTAGTATCAATGTCATGGTCATCGCCAAAAattcttttctaaattttttgtgTGGAAACAAACAGCTCCTGAAGTTATGGATTCTTTCTCTCAATAATGGATTCGAAATCCTACGGCTAGTATCATGGTCATCGCCAACATtacttttttgaaaattttatgtgGAAATTAAACAAGAAGCTTCTGGGATGGTGGATTCCTTTTCTCTCGTCGTGCAACAACAGCCGTGGATGAGAAATCCAGCGGCTGGTATCAAAGGGCATGGTCGCTACAAAAATcgttctttcaaaattttgtatgAAAACATACAGTTCCTGAGAttacggattttttttttctcgttacACGACAACAACCGTGGATGAGAAATCCGACGGCTGGTATGAAGGGCGAGATCACGAGCAAAACTATGTTTTCACAAATTTATACAGAAATGAACGACTCCTGTGGTTGCGGATTCCTTTCTCTCATCATGCCACAACAGCCGCGGATGCGAAATGCGACGGCTGGCATCGAGGGCACAGTTATATATACATCACCATCGCATTTATGCCGCCGCGGGCCAAAATAAAACTCGTCTCCTcaaccatttctctctctctctctctctctctctctctctctcgcgtgaAAAAGGAGATTCAAAGGCGCGTTGTCGCGGTTCGAATACTGAAAGGGGCGTACGCTCCACGTGGGAGCAAATCGGCGACTTGCGTTCGCGGGGTTTGAAAAGGGTCGGACCACGTGGAGTAGAAGTCGGCGACGCATTCGACCCCGACGCCGTCTTAATTAAgacttctcctcctcctcctcctcctccgacgaatcccctcctcctcctcctctattttttttttaaattccagGTAATAATAAATatcgtaataataataaatatttaatctcTTCGTAATTACTCTCCCTTCGCCACCACCATTATCCGTCGATTTCTGTTCCCAACCTCTTGTTTTCGCTCATTTCATGTAAGCCGTGGATCATCATCTTGCtttgtttctgtttttttattttaattcatgaGCCATTTGTttgtttacttatttatttattatggaGAGGAACATGCAATCGTCACAGATGAGATTGATGAGTGGGTGCACAATAAATAAATGAGATTAAGAATCTGGccttcgtttttttttaatcttctctctttatcatCCAATACATACAATATTTTtagtattagaaaataaataccTAACAAACAGAATCTATTTGTCTCtgctctttctctatctctctctctgaaaCCACATTAGTTTATTACCTCTTCGCCGCAAACTACGCCGAAGCTCAATATTTTTCggttgttattatttatttatttatttacttattacGTGAAAGAGATAGTAAGCTACTTACTTCGGCATAaataatacattatatatatttttaaaaataaatttaattaaaaaatgtgaaataattagtttttgaaTTTGGAGTTTCAGGTATAAATCAGCAAATCTCGTTCGTCAACTATGTTGGGTACGCTCTGTTGTTCTGTAAACATTCTTAttgattattattactattataatACCATATTACTTGTAATCCACCACTTTCCAATAGAAAAAGGTGCaattcccctttttttttttttttttttagtctcagatagttttgtttttgttttcttttcctttcttttcttcgtATCTGATTTCaagtttacaatattttttatctttattgtCTCCTCTCTATGTAACCAAAGCATGGTTGTTGCACCGTATTTTCATCTATATTGTTGTTCTAAATTCGTAGTTGCAATGGTTACAATCGATTTtaatactatttctcctcttctcaTGGTATTAGGAAGAGTTCTTCttagaaggaagaaaagaattgGCCGTGATGTTTGAACAAGAAAAAATGGGGCATCCTGTGGGTCCGTTTAAATCAATGTATCCCATCATTTTATTCTCCTCTGaccacaattttatttttcttttttcttttttcttttttctctctctttattaacAGGGTGTttggttttccaaaaaaatatttcagaaaacTGTTCAGAtcgtaaaagtattttttttggagaaaagtttttcttagatttttttttttttataaaaagtagtatttttatttttaattttatttcaaaatataaaaatttagaaaaaaagtgtttttttttctggaaaaaCAGTTTTTCATCGTCCTTTTCCGAGGGATCAAACACCCACTAAATTAACATCATCGTGCTCAAGCACCAAATGAATGGTGGGCTTGTCGAAGATGGTTGTTAGTTCACGCATCGCTTCTGATTGGTCCATTAACGTGCCAAAAAGTTGCCATTTTTTTACGTAGTTTTCCTAGGAGAAAGTGGACCATTTTCTTGGTTTAAAAGTAGAGGCTTGGATTAATATGAAGTTTCTACTGTAATGAGAAGGTGGTTGGTGAGATTTTAGTTAAATAGTGTTAGTAATTTTTTCGAATTACCGTACTCGGAAATGTGTTTTTAGCAAATGCTCCTGTTCGACAAgtgttctttttctattttttttttactatcagaACATTACTTTGAGTAACTCGGTAAGACAAGCATTATTTTGAGTCACTTGTTAAGTACTTCATCTCTTTAATTCTCTGCGTCAATATTATTTAATTCTGCATGTTTGGGCTTGTTCTATTGCTACAAACACACCATTTGGGTAGTGGTATTtcactttgatttcttcttCCAGAGCCATCTCTTCCCATTAGAGACATGGAATCAGATCAGAAAAGAGTGCCTGAACCTTCTATTTCAAATGCTAATAGACAGGGCAATGACCTTTCTGCCTCGAGACCGCTCTGGAGTCCGAGTCACTTTGCTGCAGAAAGTGTTCCGTATGTAAGACAGGATTCGGTCAGTAGGATAAGTAAGAGCGGTTCTTCGCAACGGAATTCTGCAAGTCTTTCACGCGAGACGGGTGATCAGACACTAAGCAAGATCAGGCTTTCGCACGAATTGGCCGACGAGATTCTTGAAGACGTTGATAGTTCGGTTATGGCGCAAGTCGGCGACAGCGGAGTTCGTGTAGTTGAAGGGGAGAGCATAAGAGAGGCCAGTCGCCGCTCTTATTCGAGAGCACTTAGTCGGATGAATTCCATAGTGGAAAGTGGTAGGTACGCAAGGCAGGATTCGGTCAGTAGAATAAGTAAGAGCAGCTCTTTGCAGAAAAGTTTGTCGTGTGGCAGTGATCAATTGCTGAATTCGATCAGGCTTTCGCACGAGTTGGCAGACCAGCTGCTCGGGGACATTGATAGTTCTGTTATGGCACAAGTTGGCGACCGAGGAGATCGAATAGTCGAAGACGAGGAGATTAATGAAAATGGGAGCCTGGATCTGGATTATGCAAAGAGATCGGAGGACAAAGCTGGCCCCCTCCCAGATGATGCTCTGATAATATTGAACGGCACGCGGTCCCGTGATAGTTACCGTTTGTCGCCTGTGTCTCCGTTGGTAGAAGATATTGTATCTCCTATCCCAActgctcttcccttgggtgcaATGAAGGACCATACACAACTTCTACAAAGTGCATCCATCAAGGTCCGCCGTGTTatggcttttttatttttttcattttgctaTACTGATGTCGCTTAGGGCCTGTGTCCGGGCTGGAACTTCTGAGAAATATTGTTTACCTGCGTTGAACTTCAAATACCTTTCCACTGTAGCAGAGGCAGAAAATTCAAACTGGATCTTCTGCTCATTTCAACTTCGTGCGAGTGCAAAAGTTTCAGACATTTTACTCGCCGAACATTCGGCAGTTGTTTTTCCAATAAAGGAGTTGTTGAACTCTTAGTACTTCAGTTACTTAAAAGAGCCAATAATTACATGCCTAGCCGGTGTTGTGTCCAATATTTGTCAGTgttcgtgaaaaaaaaaagaaaatgttctCGAGAAGTACGGAGTCACAAAGTTCTGCCGAATGTGAGGGAGAGCGATATATGACCCGAATTGAAACTCCTGCCTTTTACTAATTGTCGTAAACACATTTGCTTGCAGGATAAACCTTACAAGCCACCACGACGATTGGACTATTTTGCCTACATTGTTCACTTGTCCGTCTTTGGATTTCTCGGGGTAAAAAACCCAAACTTCCTTGTGGACTGTTGGCGGTTGTGCTGTATCATTGTTTGAAAATAAACTATGGATAAGTAAACGAGCATATCGTATTATTTATGCATGTCAATTtactagactttttttttttttctttcaatgttGTTGTTGGTGGTTCCCTTTCTCTCATTTGCAACCAGGTACTTACGAGGTACGTACTGCGAAAGTTCTTTGGTCCGAACATTCTCGCTCTCACATCTGACGACTCTCCATTGTACCTTGATCTTCCATCCAATATAGTATGTCTCACTCCATACCTCTTTTATTTCCGATAATTAACATTCTCAAAACTTTTAACTTGACTAAACTATTTTATGCACTCTGTTCAGCTCGGTTCGTTCCTAATGGGATGGTTTGGGATTGTATTCAAGGCAGATATACGCCAAATATCTGATCATGTCGTAGTTGGATTGACAACTGGTTACTTGGGAAGCCTCACCACCTTCAGTGGGTGGAATCAGGAAATGCTTGATTTGGCCTCCAAGGGCCACTGGGTTTACGCGGTGGCTGGAATAGTATTAGGTAATTAAGCATCCCTGTCAAGCATAGTTAGCGTAAGTAATAATTTACGTATATATATcctcaaatttcatatttattcacATAAATCCatgcaaaatctgcattctCATATGTAAGTTTGTGAATATGTACTATCATATAGTTCTGCGACAAACATATTTTCTTACGTATATACCCCTTGTACCTATCAAAATGCCCACCCTCTTTAGAAACTCCTTTGCAAATCACATTTTCCTTATGAATTGGATCACTACCAGCTTTAACTAATCAGGGTATTTTTGTAAGACACTCGGTTTTGAGGTTTATATGTTGTGTTTTTGTGCGTGCAAGATTCCCATAATTTTTTGTAGCCTAGATCTCTGAAAGTGTTGCTTCTCTTATCTGCGAAGTAAGAAGCCTCACATCCATTtcatctcttcttttcttctttgaaAGAAGCCTTACATGCCTTATTTCATTTTCTAGGGATGTTTATTGTCAATGAATCCATAAATATAGGGGTCGAATCAGGCGAGGGACTTCGAAAAttgtttctaaaatattttgatgAGGATTCAGGAGgcagaaaatttttgaaacatCTGAGAGTGGACACTGGCGCTAAGCATGCAGTTGTGATGACAATGATGGTCTTGATATTGCTCGCACTGTGGTTTCTAAGTGGAGCATTGGCCATAAAAACGGTGCATGACCTCAAAAGCGGCGCTGTTCTCTGGTTGGGTTGCGTGGTTGCCCCACCAGGCGTGTGGGGCCGTTGGCACTTGGCCAGGCTTAACGGCGAGGGGATCGGAAAGAGACAACTTCTCAAATGGCTTCCAATCGGGACTTTGGCGGCCAACGTTCTTGCAGCTTGTATTATGGCAGCACTTTCGACTATAAGCAATGCGGTAATAAGAAACGTTGGGTAAAGCGAGTTTACTGTCATTTTTTGCATTTCTGGGATAACGCATTTTTCGGCATTTTGATctattttttgtgaaaaatgaaaactcaCTAGATGCACTCCAACTTCCAGTATGATTTTGTTGGTATTTTCTCGTAACTTCTAGTAGGTTATTATACTATCGAACAGTGAGTCATATATCGTGATACTTCAATCATTCAGATTAGCTTGCTTTGTCCACTCCTTGTGGTGTTATTCGCCAGCCATTGAAAATAAAGTAACAATGAATTGCTTCAACTGTCGATGAGTCGGTACAAAAAATGTGATCAAAGAACTATCTTTAAGACCCTTTTTTTAAAGGACTCAGGAACTTTCTTGTTTTCGACATTTAAACATGAGAAGACACTATATTTATATCCCATTCAATTATCCAAAAGCGACTAGTGTTATATTGCAGGTAAATACAAAGAAATGCAGAACCGTTACGAGCGGAATCGAGTTTGGATTTCTCGGCTGCCTGAGCACTGTTTCTACCTTCGTTGCGGAAGTGTATGCAATGAGGCAGAGTAGACATAGTGGGAGAGCCTTTATTTATGCAACAGCGACCATCCTTCTCTCATTCGCAATGGGAACTTTGATATATTCTGTACCAGTATGGACGAAACACTACAAATAGCTTATGCAATCTCTTGCTATGCGGGGCACATGCAGGTATTTTTGTTTTCGCGGGGCTTTTACATATACATATTCCTACATAATCTATATTCATGTACCTCTGGAAGGTGCATTGTTCACAAGAATACTCTCTCGTCTTACTTTTGAGAATTGTTCATCCAATTCATGGGAATTTGATTTGATCTGGAGAGAGCTTTCCTCTTACTAAGTATATTAGTTGCCGATTTTTACTTGCGCGCACTAAGAAGACACAGAACTACCCCGAAACCTAATAAGGAAGGTTTTGGTTTCCACTTTTTACGTTCCTTGCATATTTTATTGTATCTCACCTACCTACTACATACTTAGAATGGCAAACTTACTCCTCGAGTGGAATTGTTCGTGCCTAATACTAGTTAATAGCTGAATCAGATGCATCCACTTGAGTTACATGATTTTGTTTACTTCGCAATGTATTCTTTTGCGTGCATTAACAGATTCATGCCAATTATGCTGATCGACAAAACTTAACCATTCAATGTGCATGTACATTCTCACCCCTGCAACCTTGGTGGACCTACGAAATTGCGTATTCTTGCTTATGATTAAATCACATATAAAAGACGAAACAACAtagttgtttttttgtttttttcaccCTTCTTTCCCCttctatgttttaaaaaattcggTCGGGATCTTGCTTATTGATGTTCTAAAATAGCTTGTTGTTTCTTAGTGTTCCAGGGCAGGCGCACGATGATGCACCGTCACGACGAAGCTGAATCACCGTTGATTTACTTCGTACCTGAACTGCTGATTCGTCTCACtgcttttttttgagagaatgaTTCGTCTCACTGCTTTGAGTGTAATTCCATGGGCAAAAGATGGTTTTTTCGGTGTCAGCTTTGCAGAGAAGCCAAACATGTTTCTGGTTTTAATTTACTGAGTTGGATTTCGGGTAAACAAATTTTGTCATGCCGAAACCAGAGTCTAATGCTGAACTTAATGACCGTCGGGTTTGTTGTTTATGATCCAAACCCATAAATCTGGGTTGGATTTGAATAAGCAGGGTGGATTAGTTGGGTCACACCCTCGACAACGGTTTGCTTAGTAAATACTTTGCTGTTTCTGTCATTAGTGTAATTACTTAGTATTTACTTCCCAGTGGCGAGGGGGGatttagctttactaagttttGATGTTTGCTCCGTTGCGTTGTATCTAAGATGTGCGCAGAAAAACAATATATTTGgaactaaaaaataaagatcTGTTTAATCAGGGAAGTATTTAATGCCTGTTTCAGTGATAAATGGCGAAAATTTGCAAAACAGAAGAATTTACATTTTAGCTGATCCAATCAATCTATTCTGTGTTATTTTATTCTACACACATTTTCGCCGTCCCTTCATCCtataagtattaaaattttttgtccattttataaaaataaactcaactagattataaattttaaattttggataccAACTATTAAGCTCTTTAGCTTACTGCGCTAAGCGTGCAGCATTAAATAAAACTTGGAAACCATTAAAATGCAGTCTAAGTTTTAGTTGGACCACAATAGGCTCTTTTGGGCAGAACACGGAAAAGTAAAACGGAGCAAAGCCTACTGTGGAACTTCTGCGGTGGGTGGAGAATCTAAAATAGTAACCTTGGGTGTCCTCGCAACTTTAAAACACTTTACTTTGTTTTATAgcaaaaaatttgttttctttaatattttttttttcaagttgcAGGTTTAAGTACGGAATTAGGACTTAGAATAGTTACTAGGTACATACATTTGACCCATTTTATAATGAGAAAGCGAAATGGCTACTATTGTGTGGAAAAAAAACgggtaaaaaaaagagagccaaAACTCACCGATCGGGTGCGATCCGCTCTAAGCTTTCAAACCTGGCCCAGCCCGGCCCTGGAACTTTGCCCTGTCCCATTTCAAACGTCAACGCCAAGATTCGTGCAAACTCTGATCAACGggtcggatatatatatatatatatttttaactttagacTTAACCATCGGTGTATCTAACCGCGGTTAGCTTTTCCCGCAAGCACCGTTTGCTCTTCCCGTCTCCGTTTTCCCGATTTCGATTCGGGCGTTCCTCTTAATAAATCACTGAACTCGCCCCAATTTCCGAAGTAACTCTCCCCACCTTCTTCTTGAAACGACCTAACTCGCgttctctttttctcctccaCGGCGACGCAAAACCCTAATAACCCTAGCCCTCACCCAGCGCTAAATCCTCACTCGCCACTGGGGAGGAGAGGGGGATTTGGCTCGAAGGAGCTTCCTCAAACCCTAGCCATGGCGGCCCAGCCGGTGGTGAACGACCTCTACGAGACGGCGTCTCAGCCCGATGGGAGCGGCGACGCCTACACCTTCCTCGAATTCAACACGCAGGGGGACGACTACGACTACCCCGAGTTCCGCGAGCTCTCGCAGCCGACGCGGGCCTCGGCGTGgccccctcctccgcccccgGCGTCGGAGTCGGTCCCGGACTCGCCCTCCGCCGATCTGCAGCCCCCCGAGGCCGGGGTCGCCGCGTCGCCCTCCGCCGTGGGGTCTGCGTCGTCTGCGAAGGGGCGGGGAGGTGCCGGCAACCAGGCGGCCTCCGTCGATGCCCTAGCGGCCGGGATGAGCGGGCTCAGCTTCGAAGAGACGGGAGAGGACGACAATTACGAGTTCGGGAAGGGAGGTTTCACTGAGCACGCGTGCCGGTATTGTGGGGTGCAGAATCCGGCGTGCGTCGTGAGGTGCAATATCCCGTCGTGTCGGAAGTGGTTCTGCAACTCGAGAGGAAACACCTCGGGATCACATATTGTCAATCATCTTGTGAGTAGCACGCAAGAGAAATTCTTTGTTTCCTGTAGTCTTGCGCCCTCATGAACTACCCTGGCTTTTATTCTTGTTGAGATGAATGCTCAGTAGGGTTGATATTCTCGTTTTCATCCATCTCCTTAAACTCTGTTTAGTACGATTAGATATTGAATATTGTTGAATAGATACTTCTTTAGGAAGAGTGGTCCTTTTGCGCGGGATCTTGATGGTTTCGGATAAAACATTCTTCggaaaattacatattttgatTGTGTTGTCGTTATTCGTTATTCGGGGATGTTCTTGAGTTCTTGGATATAGTTGTTGATATtgcaaatcaaaatataaatgcaTGAGTAATTGCTTTAAAATGTGAACCTAGGCATATCTGCAGAGGTTTCAGGGCCTTGCTTAAGAAAATATCGTATCTTGATCTAGACGATTTAGGAATGAACCAGGTCCAGTAATAACCTCGCGGAGGTTTTACCTTATCTGACGATGAAAATAAGAGCCGgggattattatttttcttatttgcttggAAACACAATAATAAGTTCTTGTTGTCATTCGTTGCTTGAGAAGCaacatttgatttcatttctaTTTATATCTGGACAAAGGATTTTGATTTAATGTGAGCATTTATTCTTGCACATGCCTATAATTGCTAAATATGGTTCCAAAACAATATCGTGCATTCATTTGTTCACTATGGTTTATTTCAACTGTCCTCAATCCAACTGTGTCTgcgtactatttttttttctctatttgttTGGAATATTTGTCATCTTACCAATGGCTAGTGTCTGAGGTGAAACAAACATTATGAGGCTTAGAcgtaatttagaaatttttctaTGCTTTCCGTATGAAGTTCCTGTAACAGCATCTCTCATAGGAGGCATATTCCATGTTGACCTATGTATGTCCTTGTTGGCATGATATTTGTTGTCTGTCCAATACTTTTCGTTAGCTTCTGTTAGAATCTTCTGCAGGCTGAGATGGCGTTTCCGTTTCCTTTCTATGTTGATAGTGCATGCCTCTggaatttttaatctttaaggGACCTTTTCCAACCAGTGACATTTTACATCATAGAATTTGAGAACTGAGACGGCGGTTCCGTTTCCTTTCTATTTTGATAGTGCATGCCTCTGGAATTTTTAATTCTTAAGGCATTTGTTGCAACTGATGACATTTTACATCATAGGATTTGAGAACTGAGTAACCtataatttgtttttattatacAAAGTATGATCCATTGGAGGTCAAGAAACTTAACAATTcaaaccctttttttcttttttctttttcttttttttcataccAAAGCCGCTTAAAGTAAGAGCTGTTGTCATGatgcaattaattttctaagaTGTTCATTATCCTTCAAGCATCCATCAAACTGTTTTTCACTGGTCACCCCAGGTTAGAGCGAAACATAAGGAGGTTTGCCTACACAAAGACAGTCCATTAGGAGAAACAATCCTTGAGTGCTACAATTGTGGCTGTCGCAATGTCTTCCTTCTTGGATTCATCTCGGCGAAAACAGAGAGTGTCGTTGTTCTCCTCTGCCGAGAACCATGCCTGAGTGTGAACGCATTGAAGGACATGAACTGGGATCTCAGCCAATGGTGTCCACTCATTGATGATAGGTGCTTCCTGCAATGGCTCGTCA
This genomic interval from Ananas comosus cultivar F153 linkage group 8, ASM154086v1, whole genome shotgun sequence contains the following:
- the LOC109714562 gene encoding uncharacterized protein LOC109714562 isoform X2, whose product is MESDQKRVPEPSISNANRQGNDLSASRPLWSPSHFAAESVPYVRQDSVSRISKSGSSQRNSASLSRETGDQTLSKIRLSHELADEILEDVDSSVMAQVGDSGVRVVEGESIREASRRSYSRALSRMNSIVESGRYARQDSVSRISKSSSLQKSLSCGSDQLLNSIRLSHELADQLLGDIDSSVMAQVGDRGDRIVEDEEINENGSLDLDYAKRSEDKAGPLPDDALIILNGTRSRDSYRLSPVSPLVEDIVSPIPTALPLGAMKDHTQLLQSASIKDKPYKPPRRLDYFAYIVHLSVFGFLGVLTRYVLRKFFGPNILALTSDDSPLYLDLPSNILGSFLMGWFGIVFKADIRQISDHVVVGLTTGYLGSLTTFSGWNQEMLDLASKGHWVYAVAGIVLGMFIVNESINIGVESGEGLRKLFLKYFDEDSGGRKFLKHLRVDTGAKHAVVMTMMVLILLALWFLSGALAIKTVHDLKSGAVLWLGCVVAPPGVWGRWHLARLNGEGIGKRQLLKWLPIGTLAANVLAACIMAALSTISNAVNTKKCRTVTSGIEFGFLGCLSTVSTFVAEVYAMRQSRHSGRAFIYATATILLSFAMGTLIYSVPVWTKHYK
- the LOC109714562 gene encoding uncharacterized protein LOC109714562 isoform X1, with the translated sequence MLEPSLPIRDMESDQKRVPEPSISNANRQGNDLSASRPLWSPSHFAAESVPYVRQDSVSRISKSGSSQRNSASLSRETGDQTLSKIRLSHELADEILEDVDSSVMAQVGDSGVRVVEGESIREASRRSYSRALSRMNSIVESGRYARQDSVSRISKSSSLQKSLSCGSDQLLNSIRLSHELADQLLGDIDSSVMAQVGDRGDRIVEDEEINENGSLDLDYAKRSEDKAGPLPDDALIILNGTRSRDSYRLSPVSPLVEDIVSPIPTALPLGAMKDHTQLLQSASIKDKPYKPPRRLDYFAYIVHLSVFGFLGVLTRYVLRKFFGPNILALTSDDSPLYLDLPSNILGSFLMGWFGIVFKADIRQISDHVVVGLTTGYLGSLTTFSGWNQEMLDLASKGHWVYAVAGIVLGMFIVNESINIGVESGEGLRKLFLKYFDEDSGGRKFLKHLRVDTGAKHAVVMTMMVLILLALWFLSGALAIKTVHDLKSGAVLWLGCVVAPPGVWGRWHLARLNGEGIGKRQLLKWLPIGTLAANVLAACIMAALSTISNAVNTKKCRTVTSGIEFGFLGCLSTVSTFVAEVYAMRQSRHSGRAFIYATATILLSFAMGTLIYSVPVWTKHYK